Proteins from one Falco naumanni isolate bFalNau1 chromosome 2, bFalNau1.pat, whole genome shotgun sequence genomic window:
- the EIF1AX gene encoding eukaryotic translation initiation factor 1A, X-chromosomal: protein MPKNKGKGGKNRRRGKNENESEKRELVFKEDGQEYAQVIKMLGNGRLEALCFDGVKRLCHIRGKLRKKVWINTSDIILVGLRDYQDNKADVILKYNADEARSLKAYGELPEHAKINETDTFGPGDDDEIQFDDIGDDDEDIDDI, encoded by the exons ATGCCCAAGAATAAAG GCAAAGGAGGTAAAAACAGGCGACGAGGTAAGAATGAGAATGAGTCAGAAAAAAGGGAACTGGTGTTCAAGGAAGATGGGCAAG AATATGCCCAGGTGATCAAGATGTTAGGCAATGGAAGACTGGAAGCATTATGTTTTGATGGTGTGAAGAGATTATGTCATATTAGAGGGAAACTAAGAAAAAAG gtTTGGATAAATACATCTGATATTATATTGGTTGGCTTAAGGGATTACCAG gaTAACAAGGCTGATGTTATTCTAAAGTACAATGCAGATGAAGCCAGAAGTCTGAAAGCATATGGGGAGCTTCCAGAACATG ctAAAATCAATGAAACAGACACATTTGGTCCTGGGGATGATGATGAAATCCAGTTTGATGATATTGGAGATGATGATGAAGATATTGATGAT atctAA